A segment of the Pseudomonas versuta genome:
TCACGCCCTTCAGGCCATGCAACGCATTTTCGAAGTGCGGGGCGACTTCGGCCACGCTCTGCACCAGGTTTTCTTTTTGCAAAAGATCCAGGGCCGCCAGCCCCGCAGCACAAGCCACCGGGTGAGCCGAATAGGTATAACCGTGCGGGAATTCAACTGCGTACTCAGGCGTCGGTTGATTCATGAACGTCTGATAAATCTCGCTGCTGGCAATCACTGCCCCCATCGGGATCGCGCCGTTAGTGACCTGCTTGGCAATACACATCAAGTCTGGCGTTACACCGAAGCTGTCAGCACCAAACATGGAACCTGTACGACCAAACCCGGTTATGACCTCATCAAAGACCAGCAGGATGTTGTGCTGATCGCAGATTTCACGCAGACGTTTCAGATAACCCTGCGGCGGTACCAGTACACCGGCAGATCCTGCCATCGGCTCCACGAACACGGCCGCAATGTTCGATGCATCATGCAGTTCGATCAGCTTCAGCAGCTCATCGGCCAAGGCAATACCGCCCAGTTCAGGCATACCGCGAGAGAACGCGTTACTTGCCAGCAATGTGTGTGGCAAATGATCGACATCCATCATCGCCTGACCAAACATCTTACGGTTGCCGTTCACACCGCCCAGGCTGGTACCGGCAATGTTCACCCCGTGATAACCACGGGCACGCCCAATCATCTTGGTTTTGGTCGACTGGCCTTTCAAACGCCAGTAAGCACGGACCATTTTCACTGCGGTGTCCGCACACTCCGAACCCGAGTCAGTGAAGAACACGTGATTCAGGTTGCCCGGCGTCAACTCGGTAATCTTTTCAGCCAACTGGAACGACAGTGGATGCCCGTACTGGAATGCCGGCGAGTAATCGAGGGTGCCCAACTGCTTTGAAACCGCCTCCTGAATTTCCTTGCGGGTATGCCCTGCGCCACAGGTCCACAGACCTGACAGCGAATCGTAAATTTGCCGACCCTTATCGTCCGTCAGATAGCTCCCTTTGGCCCCAACGATAAAGCGCGGGTCACGATGGAAGTTACGGTTAGCGGTGTAAGGCATCCAGTGAGCATCCAGCTTGAGCTGGCTCGTCACTGTAATTTCGGCATTTTCGGGCATGTTCATGTGCAAAACCTCGCAAAGCAGAAAGCGGCGTGGGATTGAAAGCGTTGTTGCAGCTAAATTGCCATGGCTATAAAGTCGGTGAAATCCAACTCTTCTAACCTTTAGTTAGGCATTTACTAAACTATGAGCAGCCGTCGCCCTGATGCACTGGCCCAAGTCAGCGACTTTGATATTCGCTTGCTACGCATTTTTCGCAGTGTCGTGGAATGCGGAGGCTTTTCGGCGGCCGAAACCGTGCTCGGGATCGGCCGCTCGGCCATCAGCCAGCAGATGAGCGATCTGGAACAGCGCTTGGGTTTACGCCTATGTCAGCGTGGGCGAGCGGGGTTTTCTCTGACAGAAGAAGGCCGTGAGGTTTATCAGTCATCGCTACAGTTGCTGGGTGCACTCGAAAGCTTTCGTACCGAGGTCAACGGCCTGCATCAGCACCTGCGCGGTGAACTGACAATCGGGCTGACCGACAACCTGGTCACCCTGCCCCACATGCGGATCACCCATGCCCTGTCCCAACTCAAGGAGCGCGGGCCCGACGTACAAATTCACATTCGAATGATCGCCCCCAATGAAGTCGAGCAAGGTGTGCTGGATGGTCGCTTGCATGTAGGTGTCGTACCCCAGGCCAGTGCATTGTCCGGGCTTGAATACCAACCGCTGTACAGCGAGCGCTCACTGCTCTATTGCGCTGTAGGCCACCCATTGTTTTATGTTGATGATCGGCAACTGGCCGACCAGCGACTCAACGAACAGGATGCAATTGCCCCGACTTTCCGCCTGCCGTCCGAGATTCAGGCGCACTACCAGGCACTTAACTGCACCGCCAGCGCTTCAGATCGCGAAGGCATGGCCTTTTTGATTCTGACCGGGCGCTACATCGGTTATTTGCCCGATCACTACGCCAGCCTGTGGGTTCAACAAGGCCGCCTTCGGGCCCTGAAAGCCAACACGCGGTTCTATGACTTGAGCCTGGCCTCCGTTACCCGCAAAGGTCGACGCCCGCATCTGGTGCTGGAAAGTTTCCTTGAGAGCCTCGAAGCGACGCGCTAACGTGAAAGTGCATTGAATATCCCTACAAAGATTGCTCTGGAAAACCCATGACCTTTGAAATCCCCGCCCACGATGGCAAGCCGGCCGGCCGTATTCGTCAACAGAACGAAGAGATCATTCTCAAGGCCGCGGAGGATGAGTTTGCCCGTCACGGGTTCAAAGGCACCAGCATGAACGCCATTGCGCTCAAAGCAGGCCTGCCAAAAGCTAACCTGCACTACTACTTCACCAACAAGCTGGGGCTCTATATTGCGGTTTTGAGCAATATCATCGAGTTAT
Coding sequences within it:
- a CDS encoding aspartate aminotransferase family protein, with translation MNMPENAEITVTSQLKLDAHWMPYTANRNFHRDPRFIVGAKGSYLTDDKGRQIYDSLSGLWTCGAGHTRKEIQEAVSKQLGTLDYSPAFQYGHPLSFQLAEKITELTPGNLNHVFFTDSGSECADTAVKMVRAYWRLKGQSTKTKMIGRARGYHGVNIAGTSLGGVNGNRKMFGQAMMDVDHLPHTLLASNAFSRGMPELGGIALADELLKLIELHDASNIAAVFVEPMAGSAGVLVPPQGYLKRLREICDQHNILLVFDEVITGFGRTGSMFGADSFGVTPDLMCIAKQVTNGAIPMGAVIASSEIYQTFMNQPTPEYAVEFPHGYTYSAHPVACAAGLAALDLLQKENLVQSVAEVAPHFENALHGLKGVKNIIDIRNYGLAGAIQIAPRDGDAIVRPFDAAMKLWKAGFYVRYGGDTLQFGPTFNSKPQDLDRLFDAVGEALNQID
- a CDS encoding LysR family transcriptional regulator; the protein is MSSRRPDALAQVSDFDIRLLRIFRSVVECGGFSAAETVLGIGRSAISQQMSDLEQRLGLRLCQRGRAGFSLTEEGREVYQSSLQLLGALESFRTEVNGLHQHLRGELTIGLTDNLVTLPHMRITHALSQLKERGPDVQIHIRMIAPNEVEQGVLDGRLHVGVVPQASALSGLEYQPLYSERSLLYCAVGHPLFYVDDRQLADQRLNEQDAIAPTFRLPSEIQAHYQALNCTASASDREGMAFLILTGRYIGYLPDHYASLWVQQGRLRALKANTRFYDLSLASVTRKGRRPHLVLESFLESLEATR